The Vanessa atalanta chromosome 2, ilVanAtal1.2, whole genome shotgun sequence genome has a segment encoding these proteins:
- the LOC125070249 gene encoding SPRY domain-containing protein 7, whose amino-acid sequence MFCCFKNCMNGFSLTPSVPIRVKSNPVQLDTLHMGHEVVIVKGGQRVCGSGCALGNAPLVQNKAYFEVKLQQGGVWAVGLATRDADLNRVHGGVDKESWCLNSDGTVRHDNVELYHLKPGSRESPTSELLVTTGFSNDNENQTENEKPESEKGEESAAVMPGEGDIIGVAYDHVELNFFLNGENMEIPVRNIKGTVYPALFVDDGAILDIILDNFRYPPPSGYAKIMVEQSLL is encoded by the exons ATGTTTTGTTGCTTTAAAAACTGCATGAATGGATTTTCCTTAACCCCGAGCGTACCAATACGTGTAAAGAGCAATCCAGTACAGTTAGATACATTGCATATgg GACATGAGGTAGTAATAGTCAAAGGTGGCCAGCGCGTTTGTGGTTCTGGATGTGCTCTAGGAAATGCACCACTTGTTCAAAACAAAGCATATTTTGAAGTGAAACTTCAACAGGGAGGAGTGTGGGCTGTAGGCCTCGCGACAAGGGACGCAGATCTTAATAGAGTCCAtg gTGGAGTCGACAAAGAGTCATGGTGTTTAAACAGTGATGGAACAGTACGGCATGACAATGTTGAATTATATCACCTAAAACCAGGCTCAAGGGAATCTCCTACCTCAGAACTCTTAGTTACAACAGgattttcaaatgataatgaGAACCAGACAGAGAATGAAAAACCTGAAAGTGAAAAGGGTGAGGAGAGTGCTGCGGTGATGCCAGGAGAAGGAGACATTATTGGTGTTGCATATGACCATGTAGAGCTAAACTTTTTCCTTAATGGCGAAAACATGGAGATCCCTGTTAGAAACATAAAAGGCACTGTTTACCCGGCACTTTTTG TGGACGATGGAGCCATTCTGGATATAATATTAGACAACTTCAGATACCCCCCACCATCAGGATATGCAAAAATAATGGTGGAACAGTCCCttctttaa